The DNA window tggtggttgtattcccaaGGTGTCGGACCTTATCAATCCACGCACAAACAAACTTCTCCttcactttgtcaagaatggtgctttcaaTGTATTTCAATAAATCGGGATATTTTTCACATGTTTTCCGAAATTGCAATACAGCATCGACATACAATTCTTTTGTCGACGAACTTGCAATATGAgcccatgcatccattatttggtCAACAATCACTTCGGGCTTCACCGCTTTCCCACCTTCGGTCGCTACTTGTTTCGTCCCCACAAcgggtttaaccttacttctcacattacatgatatgtgatatcgacaaagtaatgcatcggaagaaggaaatacctttgcaaccgcattcatcaaagcgggGTCGCGGTCCATAACAATCGCCTTAGGCATCTCGACTTGTTTTTTCAAAAGTGAGAGACACACCTCCAAGGCCCGCCTAAAATTATCCTTTTTTtaacactccaaaaaagcaaaaccaacGACAAATGTCTTCTGGGTGGATATAACACCGACCATCTCGAATAATGGGAGTCAATACTTGTTGTTCTTATAGGTAGAATCGAGAAGGAGTACTGTCGAGAAAGTGTTGAAAAACTTTATGGAatccggatgagtccaaaaaaataTCTCGGACCATAACCTCGTCATCTCAATTTCTGTATTGCTCCAcgtatttgttatcatccaacatTTTCAACAAATGTTGCATCTCGCTCCTATCTCCCCTACTCGTCTTTTTATTGTGGTGCCGTTgattatacacttgccttatatttgatatgttgtcggattccttccttttcaatgtggcaagtatatttttcggttggacaaAATTCAAGGAGATGTCTTTAATAGATGCCTTCTCAACCGGGTTGAGCCGACATGCAATAGGACGGCCTTGTAATTTTGCGCACAAATCATGGTTGTGTAAACCACAAACAACAGAGCATCTCCATTTCGTACTAGCCAACATGTAACAACGGgttttaaatggacactcgcattttctagtactcgtgtcgtctcttttaaaattctttaGAGGAGGATGGTACTTCCCGCTTCTTTTGCACAATATTGTTACAAACGGGTTTCTTCTTGTCGTACCATTATACGATCTTCCTATCACCACACCAAAACCAAGATTAGTTGCGTTCATACGAATCCATGTTagcatgctttcacgatcatcaaagtcTTGCTTGCTGCGAAAGTTACATCCAACATCTACCACATTTGCGACTATCCCATCGATACTCGTACAAACATCGACTAAAGTAGCTAATTAATTCTCTTGAAATATTATCGGGGGTGCACTATACCTATTTTGTCAAAATCACACAGAATTACAAAATGCTGGAAAAAAACTGCAAGGActatttcgtagatgcatctacggaagtgttcatcttcaacaccttccgtagatggatctatggaagctacgtaacttttttgcaaaaaaaatcgTTGATAATGTGAACAATGTAGTGGTTCAAAGTGATTATTTACTTGAAATTCATACTcttcttgctccctttgatttgttgcaccaaaaattTTTAGTGTTGGAGTGAAATAGGGTATTGATAGAGTTTCTAAGGTGTGGAGTATGAAAAgtttgaagaaataaaataatgGGTGAGTGATCAttctggttcaaactatatcagacacttccttagatgcatctacggaacaatgtGGCGCTAAGCttttccatagatgcatctacggaagcttcccttaattgatttttatatgtattttttcccatatacactagtttattacatttttatagatgcatctatgaaaaaaattaaattttttcaaaatataaaatgtttCTGAATGTGCATCTACGATGTAAGTTGAGAAATagtcaaaaataatttaaataacagAAGTTTTTTTCCCCTTGAAACAtttgtttaaagataaaataaaataagctaAACAAAAGTCACCGCCGGAGTGTTAAGATCGAAACCAAATTTCAACAATGAACCAAACAGCCCTTTCACCATCAAAGCAATGGCACCCCTCAAATCAACCAAACCTAAAACCTCTCACCACTTCACCCACCACCTTCAACCCAATCAAATCCCTTCGATTCAACAACCAAAACCTCCCAGTCCTCCGTTCCGCCCTAAACCCTTCATCCCAGCCTCCACCGGTCGTCGTCGTTGGCTCCGCCAATGCCGACATCTACGTCGAGATCGACCGCCTTCCAAAGGACGGCGAAACCATCTCAGCTAAAACCGGCCAAACTCTAGCCGGCGGGAAAGGCGCCAACCAAGCTTGCTGCGGCGCTAAATTATCGCATCCGACTTACTTCGTCGGTCAGATTGGGGATGATGCTCACGGAAACCTTGTGGCGGACGCTCTCCGGGAAGGCGGTGTTGTTCTGGATTATCTGTCTGTTGTGCCGGCTGCTCCGACTGGGCATGCAGTTGTTATGCTGCAGGCGAGTGGACAGAATTCGATTGTGATCGTTGGTGGGGCTAATATGAGTTTTTGGCCTGAGAATTTGCCGGTTCGGCATTTGGAAGCTGTTTCTTCTGCTGGGATTGTTTTGTTGCAGAGGGAGATTCCAGATTTTGTTAATGTTCAAGTGGCAAAGGTTGGTGTTTTGCATTTTTGTTTTGAGATGAATGTGATAGTGTcttttttggtttgatttttttgtttatatttgtgattgCTGCCTAGTTATGATCTGGAAAGGGTGTTTTGAATAGGATTGATTTTGTAGATATCATTGAGTTTGAAGTGATTTAGCTTGAGTTTGAAGTGATTTATGTTACAATGAAGTTACTTTTGAGTTTGAAGTGATTTAGCTCGAGTTATGAAGTGAGTTAGCTTGAGTTTGAAGTGATTTAACTCCAGTTATGAAGTGAGTTAGCTTGAGTTTGAAGTAATTTGCTACAATTAAGTTAATTTTGGATGTTTCTCCAAGATTGTCTAGGTCAAGCGAATGTTTATGTTTAGGTTCTCAATAAGAATTTAGagacaaaattgatttttttaagcaTAGAATTAGTTTTGACATGTTTTAAAAGTGTATTCGGGTAAAAATCGTTTTGTATAAGACTTGGTTCTAACTTGAAGTTGAGATTTAAATTTTTGCCTCTAGAATTGTTTTTTAACTTCAAATCTCTTTATCAACTCACTTTTACGTGGAGTATTATCAAATATCCGCCATGGCAGAGCTATGGTGGATATACATGTTTGTTTTTGAGCTCACCGCAATGGTAAATATTGGCCAATTAAGCTAAATACATATCGGGATTTTGGCTCTCTACCATTTGCCATCGAAAACACTAGATGTGTCTAAACATAAATTACTTTACATGCAATTCACTTTTAATAAAATCTattaattcaaaatcaattttcaccATTGTAGTATGCATGAGACTGAGATTAACAAAACACATGtagttttatattaaaataactaTGTTTGACAGAAGAAAAATCTATTATGATACTTTCGACCATAAAACCGAAAACAATTAGTTGAAGCACACATGGAGTGATTTTGTTGATCCCTTTATAAGAAGAGGTCATTTGAGTATAGTGTCTGACCTGATCAATATGATTTATGGCTTGGTGACTGCATTGACAATAAATTTGTAGTGTATTCGCTTCAGATATCATTGCTCCTTGTACTTGTGAACATATGATATGTTTCTTGTAGATTATATTTTCAATCCATGAGATTGTTAACTAGCCAAACCGTACTATGCTCTTGTTTGTACATACAGGCTGCAAGGAATGCTGGTGTCCCAGTAATATTTGATGCTGGGGGAATCGATGCACCAATTCCACAAGAATTACTGGATTTTGTTGATATTTTTAGTCCCAATGAAAGTGAACTTGCTCGCCTTACAGGATTGCCAACCGAAAGTTTTGAAGAGATTACAGAGGCTGCTTTGAAATGCCATAAACTGGTGAGTTCAAATAGTACCATAGGGATCTATTTCACGTTGTTCTACTTGAATGCTATATCCATCGCCTAAGGATATCTTAAGAAGATCAATTGACTTTTCAAAGATTTTAATCctttacaatattttcattgTTAACATGCATGCATATATGACATTAGAAGTGTCATAGCATATACTCATTCTCGATCTTTCTACGGAATTGCCATATATTGGAATACTAATGGTTATATGGGTCTCACACTCACTGCCTTTCTTTGTATAATCTGCTAGGAAAAAATAGGACGAGAAAGATTTTAATTTTGATTACATTTGTTatgttttttaatctttaatttctAAAATGTCAGGGCGTTAAGCAAGTTCTTGTAAAACTTGGTGACAAAGGATCTGCCCTTTTTGTAGAAGGAGAAGAACCAATTCAGCAACCAGCCATATTTGCTAAAACAGTCATTGATACAACCGGAGCTGGCGATACTTTCACTGCTGCTTTTGCTGTAGCGTTAGTGGAGGGAAAGTCCAAAAAGGAATGCCTCAGATTTGCCGGTATGTGTGGCAGAATGTATTTTGCTGTTTcttgatgttggaattttctcTTTAGAAACACGAGCCTAACTAACACGTGAACATTTTACCATAATAGCTGCTGCAGCGTCTCTTTGTGTACAAGTCAAGGGAGCCATTCCCAGCATGCCTGGTAGAAAATCTGTTCTCGAACTTCTTAATCACCATTGAAGAAACATGCAAAAGGTCAATTTCTGCGCAACACTTTTCATTTGTTTCATTCTTGTGACTTACTCTTTTATTCTTTTAAGCAATAGTTGCAAACCCTTGAAGATTTTGAAACACAAAATTGCTTTTCTATGACTGATAAAAATATAACAACTTTTGATTGTTACAGGTCACAATAAGGAGTAGCAGGAATAAATGTGCATGGCATAGCGAAGATTCTTGAAAatgacaaggaaaagaaaacttttCTGTAGAAGCTTTTTTTGTAGATGGGCACTTGGGGGTTGTAGTTTGTTTGTCATTTCAATAAGACGGTTAGTTTGGAGGGTTCACCTAAATGATGTAAACAGATGATAATATAATAAATGTCAGTTTTTTTGTCAATAATTATATTTACTTTCAAGTTATTTTGAACACCAAAGAGAGTTTTGATAAATCAAAATAAGAAGAGTGCTACAAACACTTTTTCAACAATGTCTAACTCAATCTATTGATTGAAATGAGTTCTACGTAAAATAATGGGATCCATAAAGTGTTCCTACTTCCTAGCACTCCTATCTAAACAAATATGGATAATATTCAATTTCATGTCACGAAGGCAATGTAATTTCATTTCATATTGATATGGACctgattgttttgttttttttttttaaatgatttttatagtgttatataattaattttgtgtaaaaaaattttacaaagaaatttttttgtaaaaacttcaaatgaaaaattggtttaaataattattcttaaaatgtaattttaggtatttcatctagttatggaaaaaaaaattgtatatcacaattttaaaaaatcacttaattttgaagctatttcaaatagatttttataaaaatcatttttgaaatatattttttttgaaaaagttacgATTTTGACTAGGTTTTGGTCTCTAATAATATTTGttcatgttataggatgtcaaaattagtgttatttaaaataaaaaacgaatgcaaaaaaacttgtaatattttgaaaaacaattttgtaaaattttttttcaaaaataaaataaaaaatctatttttttaaagctgaaacaaacaggtCCATGATCTTCTGcacacttaaatttttttattatcaaatGATAGATTGATTACTTGAATATGTTGCTTGCTATCAAAATTAATTAGGCTTTTAGTGTTAAATGCCTTACATTGATTGAAAGATGATTTGCACATATGTTTATAAGCTGAGGTAATCTTGGCCTTCAAGTCGGTGTTGTAAGGTATTAGACTTAATTTAAAGTCAAACATGACTTCAAAGCCTATTTAAAATTTGTTGCGTCATTGCATTCACACCACTCAAATTAGGTTTGAGTTTAAGGTGCTCTGTCTTAGATGTGAGGAGTGTACAAGATGCAAAGTTTTAGATGCAAGGATGTCACTCAGATTAAGTTCGAGTTCAAGATGCTTAGGCTTAGATGCGAGGAGTGTACAAAATGCAAGGAGTGTATGTTAAAACAAATGCGAAGAGTGTACGCTAAAACTCctcatttaatgagatatgacttaaatatatttttataagggAGAGAACTCCATATTTTTAAGACGGTTAGGTTcacttcaaaattttaaaataaagttggGAGTTTTTAAAACTTTAAAGATTATTTACAAATTTTGAGATGGAACCTTTTGAATAACTAATAAAGTTGggagtttttaaaattttcaagatTATTTACAATCTTTGAGATTGAACCTTttgaataactaattaaattaatttaatctagTGGTAAAATTTTaggttgatttaatttgaattgatttttgaatatttaaaattataaattatatttttttattaacattAGTAAAATAATAGGTTTGATATTGACAATGAATAATTATatgaaataagaaaaataaaaagattaaacgaaattaataaaaaagtataaaataaattaaacgttaactcaatattaaattagtataatataatatattaataaaaagttaaatactaatattaaaacatatttttgcagtttaatttgattttgaaaatcaatcTAATCCAAATAGTTTTTGCAAAAGAATATCAAAAGATATTTAATAATACTCAAAATTTTGCATTTTTGACCTTTTTTATAGATCAGTATACAATTTTATCATATTGGTATGAATTTTTTTCGCgtgattaaattttttaaatttgtttatgatGTAGTATTCCTCTAATTTCCTTATTTCATGTAGTAATCAACGTCTCAataaaataattatcatataTGATCATTGGTAAATGGTAATTAATAGGAATCATAATATAATATTGATAGTAATAAGAATCTTGAATAAATCACAATATTCTCATATTTGATATGCATTAAAATATTATTGCCACAACATTGATTTACTATTCATGCGAAATAACCTTCAATCAGTCAATACTTATATTGTTGCTTTGAAAGGGTTTCTTGAATTTATTATCAAGAAacgtaattaaaaaaattaatttaacaatCTAAAAGGATAAACACGACACTTGGATATGcgtaaaaaacaatttttatcattttcttaaaataaaaatcattataaATTGATACAGAAATTATATAGTTTGCTACttgaaaagaagaaacaaaatacATGACTAATATTCTCAAATATGTTTATGCCATGACCATAATTATTTTCCTATTTTTTGTTCTAAGTAGCGTCAATGCGGGTAAGCACTTTCTATTATCCTTTTCAAAATTTCTCCTTTattacattattaaacatatttttaatcTATTTCCATTAACACTTTAATTTTCTTGTTTTACATTACAGGATATTCTGAACCTTGTATTGGTGACAAAAATTGTCCTGATTCTTCGTGTCTGGATTCAATGATAGCTGTATGTTCTAATCATATGTGTTTTTGTGTACATTCTAGTTAAGTTACaattatttcttatttcttatgaATAAAAaagattattgaaaaaaaaatattttcagaatGATATAACATATTTAGTTATAATTAAGTTGTTATAAAACTTAAAATGTCCCAAAATTGGCACCAGAAAAGTTATATTTTTGGTTGGGTAAGTTTTCTAGAATCTCCATAAATCTtttaagaatattaaaaataaaagcttTTTAGAAGAGAATTTCTTTTCTCACTTCTATACCTTCTCGTAAATTTTtggtaaaaattaaaaaatattctaaagtTCAGAGATGTATCTACAGACGCATTCATTTCTCACAAATTTGAACGCAAACGAGTGAGACCCTTTATTATACTTAATTTTAGTCTGAAGTTGCATCTGCGAACGAGTATTAGTTATATTTCAAAGATGCAAATCCAAAAATGGCGTTGATACTTCAAAACATAAACAAAGACAGTTTAACCAATATCTAGAAATCACAACAACTTGAcattaaattaaaacactcaacaTTACATAGATACTCGTTAACATAATTTAACATTACATATCGTTATAAACTGGTAGTCTTGGAAGTTGCAACATATTAATAATATCTTTGACGAATCTTGCAATCTTCGCATCCACTTCAATCTAACCCTCTTACGCATAACGGCGAAAATTACTCCACATATCCTCTAAATCTTCATTCGTCTTTAGTTCAAAAAtggtgaaatgtattttccttttGTTGTCAAACGAGCGTAAACAACTCTTCAATTTTTTGGATATCGCATGAGAGTATTCAGTTTGGATATCAGATCAGCGAGAGATGTATCCTCGGTGACCCTAAATCTAAGTGGCAGCTTTACGCCATTGAAATACACAAATGCAAGGGGGAGATAGGTATTCATTATCTGATTGTGGTTTGTTTTATTGAAAATATGGGATGAGATACACCTTATTTATACAAGTTTTGAATCACTTTGGACCTTAGAAACCTTATCTTGTCATCATGGCacttttcggatatgcatatccataTACACCCtacttttttatgaaaaaaatggtgTTTTACAGATATGCACATCCGTAAAGTGGCAtgttgtatttttgtatttaGTAAGGGGTGTATCCGAATAGGCATATCTAAGATCACCCTTGAACCAGAGATGTATGAGGTGTGGTTGATTCATTTATGAAGAATGTAGTGATTTAAGGTGCGTCCAGAAATGCATTTTTGGATGCACATGAGGATAATTTTAGGTTTTCATTAATGTGAGCCAGACTCTAAGGGTGGGGAAAAAAATTCCCTTACTAGTATTCTTAGTTCAAAACTAATAATTACAATATAACATAATTTGTTGTGGTGTTGTCAGTATAATTTATATAGAGGTTGTAATTCGATGTGGTGTTGTCATTATACTTTATATAGAGGGTTTGAAAAGGAAGTAGTTAATATAAAATAGAACATGTATTTCTAAACAAAAGCAACCCTCATACTACAAGCCGATTTTGTTGGACTGAACTAGGTTAAATCATAATTCTTAACATGGTATTAGAGACTATTTTAAGATTTGGTGGGCCATCTGCTATTATGTTTCTACTATCGGGTCATCCATCATTTATTTTCATGTTGTAGATGTCTAATTTTCGGCATGAAAGGGTGTGTTAAAACTTCCACATAAGATAATGAATAActtgaacatgtgcttataaatAGGAGCAACCCTTATCTTAAAATCTGATTCTGTAGTGTTGAG is part of the Vicia villosa cultivar HV-30 ecotype Madison, WI linkage group LG2, Vvil1.0, whole genome shotgun sequence genome and encodes:
- the LOC131647724 gene encoding ribokinase yields the protein MNQTALSPSKQWHPSNQPNLKPLTTSPTTFNPIKSLRFNNQNLPVLRSALNPSSQPPPVVVVGSANADIYVEIDRLPKDGETISAKTGQTLAGGKGANQACCGAKLSHPTYFVGQIGDDAHGNLVADALREGGVVLDYLSVVPAAPTGHAVVMLQASGQNSIVIVGGANMSFWPENLPVRHLEAVSSAGIVLLQREIPDFVNVQVAKAARNAGVPVIFDAGGIDAPIPQELLDFVDIFSPNESELARLTGLPTESFEEITEAALKCHKLGVKQVLVKLGDKGSALFVEGEEPIQQPAIFAKTVIDTTGAGDTFTAAFAVALVEGKSKKECLRFAAAAASLCVQVKGAIPSMPGRKSVLELLNHH